A window of Bacteroidales bacterium genomic DNA:
GGTCAAGAACCGTAAGTTTTAAATCTTGCAATAAAGGTTTAGATTATTCTATGACATTAGTAACAAACCCCGCAAAAGAAAAAGGGCAAACATTTATGAAGCGTAAAAATGAAATGTGGAGCTGGAATCCGAAAATCAGACGATTAATAAAACTTCCTGCATCCATGATGTCGCAAGGATGGATGGGTTCTGACTTTTCAAACGACGATTTATTAAAAGAAAGTTCTCTTGTTGTTGATTACACCCATAAAATTATCAACACAGAAACTTATGCAGATAAAGTTTGTTATAAAATTGAATTAATTCCGAAAGAAGATGCTGCCGTTGTTTGGGGGAAACTGGTTAAATGGATTACGAAAGATAACTATTTGCAACTTAAAACAGAATTTTATGATGAAGACGATTATTTAATAAAAACAGAAAAAGCCTCAAAAGTAAAAATAATGAGCGGAAGAGAAATTCCGACCTATTTTGAGCTGATTCCGGAAGATGAGCCGGGAAATAAAACAATCGTTATTATGGATAAAATTATATATGACATAAATGTTTCAGAAAGCTTTTTTTCTCAACAAAACATGAAAAAAGGAATGACTTTGCGTTTTCCTGTAAAATAAATTAACAAAATAATCTACGATGTTTGACTATATAAAAATAGCATGGCGAAATATTTGGCGAAATAAACGTCGGAGTTTCATTACAATGTCATCAATATTCTTTGCTGTGTTTTTAGCGATTATAATGCGTTCATTTCAACTTGGAAGTTATGATGCAATGATTAACACAATGATTGAAAAATATTCCGGCTATATTCAAATTGAGCACCCCGATTTTCCGGAAGAAGCAAGTATTGATAACACAATTGAATATTCGAAAGAACTCATAAAAAAAATTCAGTCTGTTGAAAATGTAAAAGGCATTGTTCCTCGCTTGTCTTTATTCTCTTATGCATATTCTGATGTGCAGAGCAAAGGGGTTTTATTAACCGGCATTGACCCCGAGCTTGAAAACGCAATGACCGGTTTCAACAAACAAATTGCAAAGATTAAAATTAGTGAAGGTGCAATCGGAAAAATAAAAAAAGAAGGAATAAACGAAGAACTGTTAAAAGCATTAGAGGAAAATAAAAATAAATTTTATTCAAATGATGATGTCCTGGCTTTTGAAATGAACCTTACGAATGACGATGATGTAAAAAAATATTTGCCGATTATAAAAAAGTATGCTGAATTTAATA
This region includes:
- a CDS encoding outer membrane lipoprotein-sorting protein, which gives rise to MRIFKFITILNVFVFFSSIVFSQTAKEIIKKADDKFRGKSAYNEMTMTIVRPKWSRTVSFKSCNKGLDYSMTLVTNPAKEKGQTFMKRKNEMWSWNPKIRRLIKLPASMMSQGWMGSDFSNDDLLKESSLVVDYTHKIINTETYADKVCYKIELIPKEDAAVVWGKLVKWITKDNYLQLKTEFYDEDDYLIKTEKASKVKIMSGREIPTYFELIPEDEPGNKTIVIMDKIIYDINVSESFFSQQNMKKGMTLRFPVK